In Aphelocoma coerulescens isolate FSJ_1873_10779 chromosome 3, UR_Acoe_1.0, whole genome shotgun sequence, a single window of DNA contains:
- the DUSP10 gene encoding dual specificity protein phosphatase 10, which yields MPPSPLDDRVVVALSRPVRPQDLNLCLDSSFLESAASAGESHSSLLGAAVVSLKTANLTYMPSSNGSARSLSCGCSSASCCTVATYDKDTQAQTQASTSSTHAGASPACPANQMVNSNENAGSLSPLGGVGSPVSGSAKQLASIKIIYPNDLAKKMTKCSKSHQQNQGPVIIDCRPFMEYNKSHIQGAVHINCSDKISRRRLQQGKITVLDLISCREGKDSFKRIFSKEIIVYDENTNEPSRVMPSQPLHIVLESLKREGKEPLVLKGGLSGFKQNHENLCDNSLQLQECPEGGGGGGASAVPPVLPQSIPTTPDIENAELTPILPFLFLGNEHDAQDLEKMQRMNIGYVINVTTHLPLYHYEKGMFNYKRLPATDSNKQNLRQYFEEAFEFIEEAHQCGKGLLIHCQAGVSRSATIVIAYLMKHTRMTMTDAYKFVKGKRPIISPNLNFMGQLLEFEEDLNNGVTPRILTPKLIGVETVV from the exons ATGCCTCCATCTCCTTTAGACGACAGGGTAGTAGTGGCACTTTCGAGGCCAGTGAGACCTCAGGATCTCAACCTGTGTTTAGACTCTAGCTTCCTTGAATCTGCCGCTTCTGCTGGTGAGAGCCACTCCAGTCTGCTCGGCGCAGCTGTCGTGTCCCTAAAGACTGCTAATCTCACGTATATGCCCTCATCCAACGGCTCTGCACGCTCCCTGAGTTGTGGATGCAGCAGTGCCAGTTGCTGCACTGTGGCAACGTACGACAAGGACACTCAGGCCCAAACTCAAGcgagcaccagcagcacccacgCCGGAGCCTCCCCTGCCTGCCCCGCCAACCAAATGGTCAACAGCAATGAGAACGCCGGCAGCCTGAGCCCGCTGGGCGGAGTGGGGAGCCCCGTCTCGGGCAGCGCCAAGCAACTCGCCAGCATCAAAATCATCTACCCCAATGATCTGGCCAAGAAGATGACCAAATGCAGCAAGAGCCACCAACAGAACCAAGGGCCTGTCATCATTGACTGCAGGCCCTTCATGGAGTATAATAAGAGCCACATTCAAGGGGCTGTCCACATTAACTGTTCTGACAAGATCAGCCGGAGAAGGCTCCAGCAGGGCAAGATCACGGTCTTGGACTTGATCTCCTGCCGGGAAGGCAAGGACTCCTTCAAGAGAATCTTTTCCAAAGAAATCATAGTTTATGATGAGAATACCAATGAGCCAAGCAGAGTAATGCCTTCCCAGCCACTCCACATAGTGCTGGAGTCACTCAAGCGAGAAGGCAAGGAGCCCCTAGTCCTAAAAG GAGGACTCAGCGGTTTCAAGCAGAACCACGAAAACCTCTGCGACAACTCCCTCCAGCTGCAAGAGTGCCccgaggggggaggagggggcggcGCCTCCGCTGTGCCCCCCGTGCTACCTCAGTCCATCCCCACCACGCCAGACATCGAGAATGCTGAGCTCACCcccatcctgcccttcctcttcctcggAAACGAGCACGATGCTCAGGACTTGGAGAAAATGCAGAGGATGAACATCGGCTACGTCATCAACGTGACCACCCACCTGCCCCTGTACCATTACGAGAAAGGCATGTTCAACTACAAGCGGCTCCCGGCCACTGACAGCAACAAGCAGAATCTCAGGCAGTATTTTGAAGAGGCTTTTGAGTTCATTG AGGAAGCTCATCAGTGTGGAAAAGGTCTCCTCATCCACTGCCAGGCCGGTGTCTCCCGATCTGCCACCATCGTTATCGCGTACTTAATGAAGCACACACGCATGACCATGACAGATGCCTATAAATTTGTCAAAGGCAAACGACCAATCATTTCCCCCAACCTTAACTTTATGGGGCAGTTACTGGAGTTCGAAGAAGACCTGAACAATGGAGTCACCCCGCGAATCCTCACACCAAAGCTGATCGGTGTCGAGACTGTCGTGTGA